In the Fuerstiella sp. genome, CACACCTGGACGTTTCATTGAGACACGCTGAGTGACCACCTGGTGGTAACCAAACAGTTCGCGGTCGATCCAGCTAAACCCGTGGAGCACTTCTGCGATGATGTCCACATAAGTCTCCCTGCGCCACTCGCCATCAGAGACAATGTCGATGCCTGCCTGCTCCTGCAGGCCAACAACAAATCGAACGGCGTCATCGGTTCGCTGTTTGAGATCGGAGTTAAGTCCCTGCCCGTGCTGTGTCCCGGCCGCCAGCAGATCCTTCACGTATCGGGGACGCGGCATGCTTCCGATTACGGCGGTTGGAAACAGTGGTAGAGGATCTGACATGGATGTGGTTCCGGAAATTCGTGACCGTTGTGAAAGACTTGGAGAGTGGAAAAATAACGGCAGGTCTGCACAGTCGCAAAGACGTCACCACAACACACTGTCTTCGATACAATGTCACGATTGACGGAGCGCAACCAGCACTCGTTCATGCTCGACCCGAACAGGGTAGCTGCGGACCCGTGTACGTTCGGGGTCGACCAGTGATCTGCCTGTACTCAGGTCGAATTGCCAGCCGTGCCAGGGGCAGCGCAGAACTTCACCCTCTCTGGTGTACTGCTGTGTTTCACCGACCGGACAGTGCGACACGTCGCCGGCAACTGACCCGGTTGACAGAGCAGCGCCCTGATGAGGACACGTGTCGCGGACAGCATAGAATCCGTCATGATTCCGCACAATTGCCAGAGACCGTCCCGCCACTGTGACACTGCGAACTGTTCCCTGAACATAGTCCGTGATGTGACCGATGTCATGTTCGTGCGAAGTCATAGTAATCCGTTGCGTTGGTGGCCATGATGCGCCTGCGCAGGTCGTCGGGAACAGCGGAGGGAACCGCGCGGTCCGGCGCGTCAAAGTCCCAGTGAGGATAGTCAGTGGCGAACATGAGGAAATCGTCGCACCCGATCATGTCGAGGATCTCCATCAGGTGTCGCGGATTGGGAGGTTCTTCGATCGGCTGTGTGGTTGAACGGAAGTGCTCACGGATGTATTCGCTCGGTAGCTGAGTCAGCCAGGGGACCTCATCTCTGAGTGCACGGTAGTTCTTGTCCAGCCGCCACATGAGTGGCGGAACCCAGGCAAATCCGCCCTCGATCAGAGTTACGCGAACGCCACGAAATTTTTCGAACACACCCTCGACAATCAGACTGGTCATCTGAGCCTGAAAGGCCAGTGACATCCCTGTGTGGTCTTCCAGGTAGTACGACGGCCACCCACAAGGTGTGATGGGATGTCCGCTGCCTCCAAAATGAATACCGACTGGTAAGCCGACTTCCTCCGCAGCTTCAAAGATCGGATGAAACTGACGCCTGCCGTAAGGCGCCTCCGAACGGACCAGCAACAACACCTGAACGAACCGTCCATCTCGTCCCAGCCGCCGAATTTCCGTCGCCGCGGCAGCCGGATCCTGCGGCGTGATCACCATTGAGCCCCGCCATCGAGGATCATCAGACAGCCATATTTCGGCCGTCCAGTTGTTGACGGCCTGCATCAGGGCCACTGCGAAATCGATGTTGTGTACAGCTGCAACATTGTAAAGCGGATTGAGGATCGCGAAGTTAATTCCCCAGGCATCAAGCAGTTGGCGGCGGGCAAAATCCGGATCGCCTCCAGGGAGGCCACCATCCGGCGGCCACGCATCACGACGTGCGGCCCTTGCAAACGCCTTGGGATAGGTGGGACCCGGTGGAGCATCAAATCCCGAATCACTGATGTATTGTTGCCATCTTTTTGACAGGAATGGCAGCAGGTCGCTGATCGAATTCGGAGCGTTGTGAACGTCGCAGTCGATCAGAGTTACTGCAGATCCTGCAGGATCGCAGGCTGCCGTATCGACGGTCTGTTCCATTTACTCAATCCTCTATTCGATTCAATGGTGGAAATAATCTTCTGCAGCTAACCGGGTCTCAAAATTCATTTTCCGGTTCGCTGTCAGGGCGTATGTGTGATTCGGACGGCAGTTGCCTAAACCGCCTTTGACTGACTCGCAATCACATCTTTGAAAGTCAGACCTGCCGTGTTCGGTGGTGAACCCCGCCGGAATGCACTTGCCATCAATCCCACGGTCACCAGAATCACGTGTCCGGAAATACCGATGAGAAAGGGACTGAGGGGACAATTGAATCTGCCACGTCAAAAACCGGTAAATCTTTGCCGGGCAGCGTGATGGTGGTCAATGTGGCCCACAGGGTGAAAATCGAACAAGCCCGAATTCCCAGGTAGGCACCACGGGCCGTTGTCCAGGGAAAAAGGATTCCAGGGGCAAACAGTCCAAGGATACCTCCGGTCACGATCATAGCCATTGTTATCATAAATTCCACAAGCGATGGATCTTCAAGTTGTGTCCACTGCAGTGCTAACACGACGGAAGCGACGCCCAGTAAAATCACGGACAGTTTTCCTGTAAACAGGCGGTGTCGGTCGGATACCTGGGGACGCAACCGGCCGTAGAAGTCGCTGACAACAACCTGGGCCGCTGGATTCAGATCTGAATCCAGCGAAGACATGGCCGCTGCAATCCACGCCGCCAGCATCAATACCTGCAGGTCCCCGGGAAACGTGTCTTGATGAAATAGGGGAGGATTCTGTCCGGGACCTCCAGCACTTCATACGTATAGACTGTCTTCTTCAGTGTTTGGCGGTAAAAAACGACCAACTCTTTTGTGACGAACAGTATCACGAAGGACGGCACAATGTGCGTGGGGACCAGGTACATGTTTTTGTGATACACGTTGTCCGGATGTCCCACAAAAGTCGCACTACTGACGATGGTCCCCAGACACGAAACCCCGACCACCCGTCCCGGGATATTCCGACCTGCAGGAAAGTAGTTTTCTGTGGGCTTCTGCCGCCGCGAGAAATACAGTCCCAACATGGCTGCAAACACCAGGTAGATGACGACAATTGTGACATCGAATGGTCCAATATCTTCCACCGGATCTGACCGACCAATGATCAGGCCGATCAAATGGGTTGACGGTTGGCGCGTCTGCGTTTTCTGACACCGCCGAAGGCACAATCGCAGACGTGAAACCGCCAACAATGAAAGTGACTGAGTTTGTTATCGTTTCTCCAGACAGCTGTTCAACATACATCGGTGCACACAGTATACTGGGAATGCAATCTGCCGATTTGGTTTGACTGCAAATGTGAAGGTGTAGAAAAAAAACGGGTAAATCCGCAGCCATCCTGGTATCGCGGGAATTCTGATCGAACCACCCGAACTGATACACCAGATGGTTCCTCCGAAACTCGGTGACCGTCTGTTTTGCCATGGAGCGAGAAGAACCAGTATGAGAAACAGATTTCTGAAGGTAATCATCCTGTCGATGATCTTACTGGTGCCAGGATTTTCACATGCAGCGAGTCCTGACGCTGTCGTTCGGCAGATGGTAAGGCCCGTGCTGGTCCGTAACGAGCACAACACGTTACTGCAGCTGACGATCGATACAGATGAGCCGTTTGTTCAGGTCCGCTCCATTACGATTGCGTTCAAAGGGGCTGCTGAACTTGAATCTGTTCAGTTTTATTTCTCCGGCGATAAGCCTGAATTCTCGAGCGAGAAGACGTTTGGCGATCGGGTTAAACCGGAACCGATGATCGTGTTCGGAGGCCACGCACGCCTCAACGCCGGGACAAATCATTTCTGGCTG is a window encoding:
- a CDS encoding Rieske (2Fe-2S) protein, which produces MTSHEHDIGHITDYVQGTVRSVTVAGRSLAIVRNHDGFYAVRDTCPHQGAALSTGSVAGDVSHCPVGETQQYTREGEVLRCPWHGWQFDLSTGRSLVDPERTRVRSYPVRVEHERVLVALRQS
- a CDS encoding amidohydrolase, producing MEQTVDTAACDPAGSAVTLIDCDVHNAPNSISDLLPFLSKRWQQYISDSGFDAPPGPTYPKAFARAARRDAWPPDGGLPGGDPDFARRQLLDAWGINFAILNPLYNVAAVHNIDFAVALMQAVNNWTAEIWLSDDPRWRGSMVITPQDPAAAATEIRRLGRDGRFVQVLLLVRSEAPYGRRQFHPIFEAAEEVGLPVGIHFGGSGHPITPCGWPSYYLEDHTGMSLAFQAQMTSLIVEGVFEKFRGVRVTLIEGGFAWVPPLMWRLDKNYRALRDEVPWLTQLPSEYIREHFRSTTQPIEEPPNPRHLMEILDMIGCDDFLMFATDYPHWDFDAPDRAVPSAVPDDLRRRIMATNATDYYDFART